A section of the Halalkalicoccus subterraneus genome encodes:
- the trxB gene encoding thioredoxin-disulfide reductase → MSDQPRVEIYTKTDCPYCEMAKDLFDAKGVDYEVYNVSEDEELFEEMVERADGRKTAPEVFVDDELIGGWDETSALDETGELDEKLGIEREDGEHRRLVVAGSGIAGLTAAIYAARSNNEPLVIEGTEPGGQLTLTTDVANYPGFPEGISGPELINNMKEQATQFGADVINGVIEEVDDSTRPYEVRMKNGDVYTADAVIAASGASARTLGIPGEDELMGYGVSTCATCDGAFFRDEEMVVVGGGDAAMEEATFLTKFAEKVYLVHRREEFRAEDYWIDRIGEEVEAGNVEILTNTEVTEIDGTPDGGVDHVSLATHPEGHPKDRLDDPETEEYDLDVGAFFIAIGHTPNTEYLENTGVEMDADGYLQTRGGTGGGQTETDVPGIFGAGDVVDYHYQQAVTAAGMGCKAAIDADEYLESEARADSAAAEPAVAESDD, encoded by the coding sequence ATGAGCGATCAGCCACGGGTGGAGATCTACACCAAGACCGACTGTCCGTACTGCGAGATGGCGAAGGACCTCTTCGACGCCAAGGGCGTCGACTACGAGGTATACAACGTCTCGGAGGACGAGGAACTGTTCGAGGAGATGGTCGAGCGCGCCGACGGCCGCAAGACCGCCCCCGAGGTGTTCGTCGACGACGAGCTGATCGGCGGCTGGGACGAGACCAGCGCGCTCGATGAGACCGGCGAGCTCGACGAGAAGCTTGGGATCGAACGCGAGGACGGCGAGCACCGCCGGCTCGTCGTCGCCGGCAGCGGGATCGCCGGGCTCACGGCGGCGATCTACGCCGCCCGCTCGAACAACGAGCCGCTGGTGATCGAGGGAACCGAACCGGGCGGCCAGCTCACTCTCACTACCGACGTCGCCAACTACCCCGGCTTCCCCGAGGGCATCTCGGGTCCGGAGCTCATCAACAACATGAAAGAGCAGGCCACGCAGTTCGGCGCCGACGTGATCAACGGCGTCATCGAGGAGGTCGACGACTCGACGCGGCCCTACGAGGTACGGATGAAAAACGGCGACGTCTACACCGCCGACGCCGTCATCGCGGCAAGCGGCGCGAGCGCGCGCACGCTTGGAATTCCCGGCGAGGACGAGCTGATGGGCTACGGCGTCTCGACGTGTGCGACCTGCGACGGCGCCTTCTTCCGCGACGAGGAGATGGTCGTCGTCGGCGGCGGGGACGCCGCCATGGAGGAGGCGACCTTCCTCACCAAGTTCGCCGAGAAGGTCTATCTGGTCCATCGGCGCGAGGAGTTCCGCGCGGAGGACTACTGGATCGACCGCATCGGCGAGGAGGTCGAGGCGGGCAACGTCGAGATCCTGACGAACACCGAGGTCACCGAGATCGACGGCACGCCCGACGGCGGCGTCGATCACGTCTCGCTGGCCACCCACCCCGAGGGCCACCCCAAGGACAGGCTCGACGATCCCGAGACCGAGGAGTACGACCTCGATGTGGGCGCCTTCTTCATCGCCATCGGCCACACCCCGAACACGGAGTACCTCGAGAACACGGGCGTGGAGATGGACGCCGACGGCTACCTACAGACCCGCGGCGGCACGGGCGGCGGCCAGACGGAGACCGACGTCCCCGGGATCTTCGGCGCGGGCGACGTCGTCGACTACCACTACCAGCAGGCCGTGACGGCGGCCGGCATGGGCTGTAAAGCCGCGATCGACGCCGACGAGTACCTCGAAAGCGAGGCGCGTGCCGACAGCGCCGCCGCGGAGCCGGCGGTCGCCGAATCTGACGACTGA
- a CDS encoding multiprotein bridging factor aMBF1 has translation MVQCEMCGTETSTPKTVKIEGAELDVCDSCADFGTEVRTEESSGSSSKYSTSSSSGTSESSSSGSTSGGSGGGSSRRRRDMFDEMDEVAADYDQRIREARESAGLSQEDLAGELNEKASLIRKLERGDMLPSDSVQKKLERKLDISLSEGISDDDTEWEGGSSTGSYTLGDVVTRKDS, from the coding sequence ATGGTTCAGTGTGAGATGTGTGGCACCGAGACGTCCACACCCAAGACGGTCAAGATCGAGGGCGCTGAACTCGATGTCTGTGATTCCTGTGCGGACTTCGGAACCGAGGTCCGGACCGAGGAGTCCTCGGGGAGCTCCTCGAAGTACTCGACGTCCTCCTCGTCGGGCACCTCGGAGTCGAGCTCTTCGGGGTCGACGTCGGGCGGGTCGGGCGGCGGTTCGAGCCGACGCCGGCGCGACATGTTCGACGAGATGGACGAGGTCGCAGCCGACTACGACCAGCGGATCCGTGAGGCCCGTGAGTCGGCGGGTCTGAGCCAGGAGGACCTCGCGGGCGAACTCAACGAAAAGGCGAGCCTCATTCGCAAGCTCGAACGCGGCGACATGCTACCGAGCGACTCGGTCCAGAAGAAGCTCGAACGCAAGCTCGACATCTCGCTGTCGGAGGGGATCAGCGACGACGACACCGAGTGGGAGGGCGGTTCTTCTACAGGGAGCTACACGCTCGGCGACGTCGTCACGCGCAAGGACTCCTGA
- a CDS encoding NRAMP family divalent metal transporter, producing the protein MSDQGGLWGYAGRMGPTWLAGAVAAGPATMASLLTAGAGYGYTLLWVVILAALLGALGQYLAARLGYLTEEGLVSVVETHLGEGWAWVLVTDVVLAAGLAQLVIMQTAANVSALLTGVDARVWAVVWAVVLAVGLAGGGYRVAELGAKVLVSLVVLVFVATAVVVPIDPSAAAGGLVPQIPEGLSGALVAAGVLGGAVHVTLLVMQSYTIRARGWGREERGIVRFDIASSMLVAFGIYGLAIFLVAASVLYAPGVDAEAITEIGAAQALAPIAGEHATWLFLLGLLGAALSTLGGNTVVPPYVLADKLGWDGSIEDPRYRALVVCVALASAGGAFLGESFFSLLVLVLAFGLIGTPFAIVVVLYLLNDPEVVDETPPLPVNLAGMALLGVAVVTAGTFVREQAAAITDPFSAFAVLFAAGIGLATALLLVRFVRVTWRSMTTEA; encoded by the coding sequence ATGAGCGATCAGGGCGGACTTTGGGGGTATGCTGGGCGGATGGGACCGACGTGGCTCGCGGGCGCGGTCGCCGCCGGGCCGGCGACGATGGCGAGCCTGCTGACCGCGGGCGCGGGCTACGGCTATACGCTGTTGTGGGTCGTGATCCTGGCCGCACTGTTGGGTGCGCTCGGCCAGTACCTCGCCGCGCGCCTGGGATATCTCACCGAAGAGGGGCTGGTTTCTGTCGTCGAGACCCATCTCGGCGAGGGCTGGGCGTGGGTGCTCGTAACCGACGTCGTGCTCGCGGCGGGGCTCGCCCAACTGGTGATCATGCAGACCGCCGCGAACGTCAGCGCGCTGTTGACCGGCGTCGATGCTCGGGTGTGGGCGGTCGTCTGGGCCGTCGTGCTCGCGGTCGGACTCGCGGGCGGCGGCTACCGCGTCGCCGAACTCGGCGCGAAGGTGCTTGTCTCGCTGGTCGTGCTCGTCTTCGTCGCCACTGCCGTCGTCGTGCCGATCGATCCGAGCGCGGCAGCCGGCGGGCTGGTACCGCAAATTCCCGAGGGACTCTCGGGGGCACTGGTCGCCGCGGGGGTGCTCGGCGGCGCCGTCCACGTCACCCTGCTGGTGATGCAGAGCTACACCATACGTGCACGGGGATGGGGACGCGAAGAGCGTGGGATCGTCCGGTTCGACATCGCCAGTTCGATGCTCGTCGCCTTCGGGATCTACGGGCTGGCGATCTTCCTCGTCGCCGCGAGCGTACTGTACGCGCCGGGAGTCGACGCCGAGGCGATCACCGAGATCGGCGCCGCCCAGGCGCTCGCGCCGATCGCCGGCGAGCACGCGACCTGGCTGTTTCTCTTGGGTTTGCTCGGGGCCGCTCTCTCGACGCTCGGCGGAAACACCGTCGTCCCTCCCTACGTGCTGGCCGATAAGCTCGGCTGGGACGGATCGATCGAGGACCCGCGCTATCGGGCGCTCGTCGTCTGTGTCGCGCTCGCCTCCGCGGGCGGAGCATTCCTCGGGGAGTCCTTTTTCTCGCTTTTGGTGCTCGTCCTCGCGTTCGGCCTCATCGGGACGCCCTTTGCGATCGTGGTCGTTCTCTACCTGCTCAACGATCCCGAAGTGGTCGACGAGACCCCACCCCTCCCCGTGAACCTCGCCGGGATGGCGCTGCTCGGTGTGGCGGTCGTCACCGCCGGTACGTTCGTTCGCGAGCAGGCCGCCGCGATCACCGACCCGTTCTCGGCGTTCGCCGTGCTGTTCGCCGCTGGGATCGGCCTCGCGACTGCCCTACTGCTCGTTCGGTTCGTCCGGGTCACGTGGCGATCGATGACGACCGAAGCATGA
- the tpiA gene encoding triose-phosphate isomerase translates to MFVLVNCKAYPCDPVEIAEAAHEVSESSGTRIAVAPQTARLESVAETGVETWAQHIDGNEAGSHTGSALAESLAAAGATGTMINHSEKRLKLADIDAGIGAAERAGLETVVCANNPEQVKAVAALGPDSVAVEPPELIGSGTPVSQADPDVVTDAVAAAEAVDDSVEVLCGAGISTGEDLTAAEELGAEGVLLASGVAKADDPQAALEDLIKPL, encoded by the coding sequence ATGTTCGTTCTGGTCAACTGCAAGGCCTACCCGTGTGACCCCGTCGAGATCGCCGAGGCGGCTCACGAAGTCAGCGAGAGCTCAGGTACTCGGATCGCCGTTGCGCCCCAGACGGCCCGGTTAGAATCGGTCGCAGAAACCGGCGTCGAGACGTGGGCCCAACACATTGACGGCAACGAGGCGGGCAGCCATACCGGCAGCGCGCTCGCGGAATCGCTCGCGGCGGCGGGCGCGACCGGGACGATGATCAACCACTCCGAGAAGCGCCTGAAGCTCGCCGACATCGACGCCGGGATCGGTGCCGCCGAGCGCGCCGGCCTCGAGACGGTCGTCTGCGCGAACAACCCCGAGCAGGTGAAAGCCGTCGCCGCGCTCGGGCCGGACAGTGTGGCCGTCGAGCCACCCGAACTCATCGGCAGCGGCACGCCCGTGAGTCAGGCCGACCCGGACGTCGTTACCGACGCGGTCGCGGCCGCGGAGGCGGTCGACGACTCGGTGGAGGTGCTCTGTGGGGCCGGCATCAGCACCGGCGAGGACCTGACCGCCGCCGAGGAGCTGGGTGCCGAGGGCGTACTGCTCGCGAGCGGCGTCGCGAAGGCTGACGACCCGCAGGCGGCGCTCGAGGACCTCATCAAGCCGCTATAG
- a CDS encoding mechanosensitive ion channel family protein, with protein MIGDLPPIGVYLATLRPDWVIDIQETYLATIGTRLLASVAIAALIFLSMRAGRRLEDRLLERYGRQIAEIGRVLWLLVVLVGGVYSLSVVWRVIYLIRVVLDALTVTRWTATQQLLTVAVVLSAYLLMRFVNRSIDKLANTSSITQHQSEVAYHIADIGIALGAMTLVLTIWGVDLTNIFIGAGAITAIVGLAARETLAAVLAGFILLFSRPFRVGDWIEVQNHSGIVKDVTIFNTKIQTFGDEHVLIPNDIVTESDLTNLSRNDQLRVEIEVGIDYDTDVEHAREVVVDAVEDLDSIKSSPTPQVVAKRFADSSILLELRVWIGGPTMRRKWNAKTDAIEAIKRAFDENGITIPYPQRVQSARGEGFPLRDDEPADRMSPRADTD; from the coding sequence ATGATCGGCGACCTTCCACCGATCGGTGTCTATTTGGCGACACTCCGGCCCGACTGGGTCATCGACATTCAGGAGACGTATCTCGCGACGATCGGGACACGCCTGCTCGCGAGCGTCGCGATCGCGGCCCTCATTTTCCTCTCGATGAGAGCCGGTCGGCGACTGGAAGACCGGCTCCTCGAACGGTATGGGCGACAGATCGCGGAGATCGGTCGGGTCCTCTGGTTGTTGGTCGTGCTCGTTGGCGGGGTGTACTCGCTGAGCGTCGTCTGGCGCGTGATCTACCTGATCCGGGTGGTCCTCGACGCGCTCACGGTTACCCGCTGGACCGCGACACAGCAGCTTCTCACGGTCGCGGTGGTCCTCTCGGCGTACCTGTTGATGCGGTTCGTCAACCGGTCGATCGACAAGCTGGCTAACACGTCCTCGATCACGCAACACCAGAGCGAGGTCGCCTATCACATCGCCGATATCGGGATCGCGCTGGGTGCGATGACGCTCGTCCTCACCATCTGGGGGGTCGATCTGACCAACATCTTCATCGGCGCGGGCGCAATCACCGCGATCGTCGGACTCGCGGCCCGCGAGACGCTCGCGGCGGTGCTCGCCGGGTTCATCCTGTTGTTCTCCCGTCCGTTTCGGGTCGGCGACTGGATCGAGGTCCAGAACCACTCGGGCATCGTCAAGGACGTGACGATCTTCAACACCAAGATACAGACCTTCGGCGACGAGCACGTGTTGATCCCCAACGACATCGTCACCGAAAGCGACCTCACGAACCTCTCGCGAAATGACCAGCTCCGCGTCGAAATCGAGGTCGGAATCGACTACGATACCGACGTCGAGCACGCCCGCGAGGTCGTCGTCGACGCCGTCGAGGACCTCGATTCGATCAAGTCCTCGCCGACACCCCAGGTCGTCGCAAAGCGCTTTGCGGACTCCTCGATCCTATTGGAACTGCGCGTCTGGATCGGCGGTCCGACCATGCGCCGCAAGTGGAACGCCAAGACCGACGCGATCGAGGCGATAAAGCGAGCCTTCGACGAGAATGGGATCACCATCCCATACCCCCAGCGCGTCCAGTCCGCACGCGGCGAGGGGTTCCCGCTCAGGGACGACGAACCGGCCGACCGGATGTCGCCCCGGGCCGATACCGACTGA
- a CDS encoding adenylate kinase family protein, with protein MRVAVTGTPGTGKTSATERLEADFEVCHLNDAVEREGLYTERDEERDSLVVDFDGLREYVADREGIVESHLAHHLPADRVVVLRCAPDELERRLRERGENEAKARENRESEELDLILSEAVAEHGLESVYEVDTTERSPTEVAREIERVIAGEREPSAGEVEFS; from the coding sequence ATGAGAGTCGCTGTCACCGGCACGCCCGGCACGGGGAAGACGAGCGCGACCGAACGCCTCGAAGCCGATTTCGAGGTGTGCCACCTGAACGACGCGGTCGAGCGTGAGGGGTTGTACACCGAGCGCGACGAGGAACGCGACAGCCTCGTCGTCGACTTCGATGGCCTCCGCGAGTACGTCGCGGACCGCGAGGGAATCGTCGAATCACATCTGGCTCATCACCTCCCCGCTGATCGAGTCGTCGTGCTGCGGTGCGCGCCCGACGAGCTCGAACGACGGCTTCGCGAACGGGGGGAAAACGAGGCCAAGGCCCGGGAGAACAGGGAAAGCGAGGAACTCGACCTGATCCTCTCGGAGGCGGTTGCGGAGCATGGTTTAGAGAGCGTTTACGAGGTCGACACGACGGAGCGCTCGCCTACCGAGGTCGCCCGCGAGATCGAGCGCGTCATCGCGGGCGAGCGCGAACCGAGCGCCGGGGAGGTCGAATTTTCGTGA
- a CDS encoding DUF7504 family protein, with protein sequence MEDHHSAGVESRASGSHNALVYGSATTPIGEAERALGAVESCDETNVLLVAHGCDHDRFRRLWHERIGDRPANFGTVCIADTSSPGNDAEVEPVSRRGRDIAITVRSANQLVELGIAISLYLEDWTTGRTLVCVHPLETLLARNDTETVFRFLHVLTGRVTGTNATGRFSLDPTAVDERTARTLEPMFDSISSVESDDPVRGPSPDVVFDVLRASRRRYVLHFLSDRESTTVSALVAWLARHESESETNRIELSLRHTHLPKLENTGLIAVEGSRIEKRPAVSALDPYLDLVSGTDLDE encoded by the coding sequence GTGGAAGACCATCATTCGGCCGGGGTGGAATCGCGCGCAAGCGGGTCCCACAACGCGCTCGTCTACGGCTCGGCGACGACGCCGATCGGTGAGGCCGAGCGAGCGCTAGGCGCGGTCGAATCCTGTGATGAGACGAACGTGTTGCTCGTCGCCCATGGCTGCGACCACGACCGGTTCCGGCGGCTCTGGCACGAGCGGATCGGGGATCGACCCGCGAACTTCGGGACGGTCTGTATCGCGGATACGAGCAGTCCCGGAAACGACGCGGAGGTCGAGCCGGTTTCGAGACGGGGACGGGATATCGCGATCACGGTCAGGAGCGCGAATCAGCTCGTCGAGTTGGGGATCGCGATCAGCCTGTACCTCGAGGACTGGACGACCGGACGAACCCTCGTCTGCGTTCACCCGCTCGAAACGCTGCTCGCCAGGAACGACACCGAGACGGTCTTCCGGTTCCTCCACGTCCTCACGGGGCGGGTTACGGGTACCAACGCGACGGGACGGTTCTCGCTCGATCCCACCGCCGTCGACGAGCGGACGGCCCGGACGCTCGAACCGATGTTCGACTCGATCTCGTCGGTCGAATCCGATGATCCCGTTCGGGGGCCCTCCCCTGACGTGGTCTTCGACGTGTTGCGGGCGTCGCGGCGTCGGTACGTCCTCCATTTCCTGTCGGATCGCGAATCGACGACCGTTTCGGCGCTCGTGGCGTGGCTGGCGCGCCACGAGTCGGAGTCGGAGACGAATCGGATCGAACTGTCGCTCCGTCACACTCACCTCCCCAAACTCGAGAACACGGGGCTGATCGCCGTCGAAGGATCTCGGATCGAAAAGCGGCCCGCGGTGTCGGCACTTGATCCCTACCTCGATCTGGTTTCAGGGACCGATCTCGACGAGTGA
- a CDS encoding CDP-alcohol phosphatidyltransferase family protein, with translation MTLDKYRPLADRALEPFVEGADRVGLSPNGVSVLAFVLAGVAAGTFYLAGANPRWYLVGALLVLLNGALDLLDGALARRQNVASTGGDLLDHVLDRYADILIIAGLAAGIGEYALGFVAVTGVLMTSYLGTQAQAVGLDRVYGGLLGRADRLVLVGVVAVLTGLVPVTIGWFTLVGWLLVLFAVVGHVTALQRFYHAMGALG, from the coding sequence GTGACTCTCGATAAGTACCGCCCGCTCGCCGACCGGGCGCTCGAACCGTTCGTCGAGGGCGCCGACAGGGTGGGACTATCGCCCAACGGCGTGAGCGTTCTGGCGTTCGTCCTCGCGGGCGTCGCCGCCGGGACCTTCTATCTCGCCGGGGCGAACCCGCGCTGGTATCTCGTCGGCGCACTGCTCGTCCTCCTGAACGGCGCGCTCGACTTACTGGACGGCGCGCTCGCGCGCAGACAGAACGTCGCCTCGACGGGGGGCGACCTGCTCGATCACGTACTGGATCGCTACGCGGACATTCTGATCATCGCCGGGCTCGCGGCCGGTATCGGGGAGTACGCGCTCGGATTCGTCGCCGTCACGGGCGTGTTGATGACCTCCTATCTCGGGACGCAGGCCCAAGCCGTCGGGCTGGATCGCGTCTACGGGGGACTGCTCGGGCGGGCCGACCGGCTCGTTCTCGTTGGAGTCGTCGCGGTACTCACCGGGCTGGTCCCGGTGACGATCGGCTGGTTCACGCTCGTGGGCTGGCTGCTCGTGCTCTTTGCGGTCGTCGGGCACGTTACTGCCCTCCAGCGGTTCTATCACGCGATGGGCGCCCTTGGGTAA
- a CDS encoding DUF4397 domain-containing protein, with protein sequence MTKRSETNDDGSRKTGRMPNVPINCNPEKRSESTPEPESGSDSGQSRRGFLAASAAVGFGAAGLASPVGADGHDGEERHTVDSEAKDGARIVHLSPDAPVVDVSVGGELWFEDVEPFATGTVYLEYVPETYTVQFTPAGEGPESAVLESDVTFEEGRYTVAAVGEACAVSDEPLRLVTLEDDTTPTSPGHARVRGVHASVDAPPVDFTVGDGEGVIFEDLGFGEEGYGEVSADEAVIEIREHGTGEVVERFEINFEAGTVYTVFAVGYLDPENAPEIAVENASLRLAITEDASPGER encoded by the coding sequence ATGACGAAGAGATCAGAGACGAACGACGACGGGAGCCGGAAGACCGGTCGGATGCCGAACGTCCCCATCAACTGCAACCCCGAGAAACGCTCCGAGTCGACGCCCGAGCCCGAGTCCGGATCCGATAGCGGCCAGTCCCGCCGCGGCTTTCTGGCCGCGTCCGCGGCGGTCGGGTTCGGCGCGGCCGGGCTCGCCTCGCCGGTCGGAGCCGACGGCCACGACGGCGAGGAACGACACACCGTGGACTCCGAAGCCAAGGACGGCGCACGGATCGTTCACCTGTCGCCCGATGCCCCCGTCGTGGACGTCTCCGTCGGCGGGGAACTCTGGTTCGAGGACGTCGAGCCGTTCGCGACCGGAACGGTGTATCTCGAATACGTCCCGGAGACGTATACGGTCCAGTTCACGCCCGCCGGCGAGGGGCCCGAGTCGGCAGTCCTCGAATCCGACGTCACGTTCGAGGAGGGCCGGTACACGGTCGCCGCCGTCGGCGAGGCCTGTGCGGTGAGCGATGAGCCACTCCGGCTCGTCACCCTCGAAGACGATACGACCCCGACGTCGCCGGGACACGCCCGCGTCCGCGGCGTCCATGCGTCGGTCGACGCGCCGCCCGTCGATTTCACTGTTGGCGATGGTGAGGGCGTGATCTTCGAGGACCTCGGGTTCGGCGAGGAGGGCTACGGCGAGGTGTCCGCCGACGAGGCGGTCATCGAGATCCGCGAGCACGGAACCGGCGAGGTCGTCGAACGCTTCGAAATCAACTTCGAAGCGGGGACGGTCTACACCGTGTTCGCGGTTGGCTACCTCGACCCGGAGAACGCACCCGAAATCGCGGTCGAGAACGCTTCGCTCCGCCTCGCCATCACCGAGGACGCGAGTCCGGGCGAGCGCTGA
- the dinB gene encoding DNA polymerase IV has product MGARLPGVASTDRIVAHADMDCFYASCERLREPALREEPLVVGMGYEPGTTNGAVATASYEARAFGVESAQAISEALERLPRKREAATDPDLDIERSGFYRPVDIPFYESVSEDVREILHANAGTVREVSIDEAYLDVTAETTWDEVEGFARALKDRIETEVGVVASVGVAPNMSTAKIASDAEKPDGQVVVRPDAVRDFLAPVPVEDLHGVGPVTARTLREQGIETAGDLASADRHALIETFGERGADLYDRARGEDDREVTPKGQPKSLSRESAFVEATDEMGEIEERVLALAAAVADRATRKGALYRTIGIKVVTPPFDVNTRARSLPGPVDDPPLVERVVGELLEEFEGERVRKVGVRVSNLEFGAAAQSSLDGWAGADGETGDSTTGSPDEGPVDPVDPSGQVSLSEFE; this is encoded by the coding sequence ATGGGAGCGCGGCTGCCGGGCGTCGCCTCGACCGACCGGATCGTCGCCCACGCCGATATGGACTGCTTTTACGCGTCCTGCGAGCGCCTGCGCGAGCCCGCACTTCGGGAGGAACCACTGGTCGTCGGGATGGGCTACGAGCCGGGCACCACCAACGGGGCGGTCGCGACCGCGAGCTATGAGGCCCGCGCGTTCGGCGTTGAGAGCGCACAGGCGATCTCCGAGGCGCTCGAACGCCTTCCTCGAAAGAGGGAGGCGGCAACCGACCCCGACCTCGACATCGAGCGCTCGGGCTTCTACCGGCCCGTCGACATCCCGTTTTACGAGTCCGTCAGTGAGGACGTCCGGGAGATACTCCACGCGAACGCGGGGACGGTCCGGGAAGTGAGCATCGACGAGGCGTATCTGGACGTCACCGCCGAGACGACGTGGGACGAAGTCGAGGGCTTCGCACGCGCCCTCAAAGACCGGATCGAAACCGAGGTAGGCGTGGTCGCGAGCGTCGGCGTCGCGCCGAACATGAGCACGGCGAAGATCGCAAGCGACGCCGAGAAACCCGACGGGCAGGTGGTAGTTCGACCCGACGCGGTCCGCGACTTCCTCGCGCCCGTCCCCGTCGAGGATCTGCACGGCGTCGGGCCGGTCACCGCCCGCACGCTCCGGGAGCAGGGAATCGAGACGGCGGGCGATCTGGCGAGCGCGGATCGCCACGCGCTGATCGAGACGTTCGGCGAGCGCGGCGCGGACCTCTACGATCGGGCCCGTGGCGAGGACGACCGGGAGGTGACGCCGAAAGGCCAGCCCAAGAGCCTCTCACGCGAGTCGGCGTTCGTCGAGGCCACGGACGAGATGGGCGAGATCGAAGAGCGCGTGCTGGCGCTCGCGGCGGCGGTCGCGGATCGCGCAACCCGGAAGGGCGCGCTCTATCGCACCATCGGGATCAAGGTCGTTACGCCCCCCTTCGACGTGAACACGCGTGCCCGATCGCTTCCCGGCCCAGTGGACGACCCCCCACTCGTCGAACGGGTCGTCGGCGAGCTGCTGGAGGAGTTCGAAGGCGAACGGGTCCGGAAGGTCGGCGTGCGCGTCTCGAACCTCGAGTTCGGCGCGGCGGCCCAGTCGAGTCTCGATGGATGGGCCGGAGCGGACGGAGAGACGGGCGATTCGACGACCGGATCGCCCGACGAAGGACCCGTGGACCCTGTCGATCCCTCGGGGCAAGTCTCGCTTTCGGAGTTCGAGTGA
- a CDS encoding DUF357 domain-containing protein: MPADLLEKTDRYERLLAEALDAAEPAGDEGTPLAEAADECLEMAESYLDDGRHFRGNDDPVNALASFSYGHGWLDAGARIGVLSVPRDGHLFTVD; this comes from the coding sequence ATGCCCGCCGATCTGCTCGAAAAAACCGACCGTTACGAGCGCCTGCTCGCGGAGGCGCTCGACGCAGCCGAACCCGCCGGCGACGAAGGAACCCCGCTGGCCGAGGCCGCCGACGAGTGTCTCGAAATGGCCGAGTCATACCTCGATGACGGCAGACATTTCCGCGGGAACGACGATCCCGTGAACGCGCTGGCGTCCTTCTCGTACGGACACGGCTGGCTCGACGCCGGCGCGCGCATCGGCGTTCTGTCGGTCCCTCGTGACGGGCATCTGTTCACCGTCGATTGA
- a CDS encoding ferritin-like domain-containing protein produces MRDNDPTHDGTSSTSRRRFMAASALVGAGAFGLGGPVGSVAADEHDEQGMNEASEEMDGEFENDVDILNYARTLEFLEGEFYQEGLDNLGCSGLLKAELLADFGQPIRTRVFDDLGVIRDHEFAHADVLGETIEDLGGEPIGMPEFDFGTAVEDPDEFLLTAAILEDTGVGAYAGAAPSIRNAELVPPALSIHSVEARHASFLRVLGGDIGFAAAFDEALTREEVLERASPFIVE; encoded by the coding sequence ATGCGAGACAACGATCCGACACACGACGGAACGAGCAGCACCTCACGACGACGGTTCATGGCCGCCTCGGCGCTGGTCGGGGCCGGAGCGTTCGGCCTCGGTGGCCCGGTCGGCTCGGTTGCCGCCGACGAACACGACGAACAGGGGATGAATGAGGCCAGCGAAGAGATGGACGGCGAGTTCGAGAACGACGTCGATATCCTGAACTACGCACGCACGCTCGAGTTCCTCGAAGGAGAGTTCTACCAGGAGGGTCTCGACAACTTGGGCTGTTCGGGGCTGTTGAAAGCGGAACTGCTCGCCGACTTCGGCCAACCAATCCGCACGCGCGTGTTCGACGATCTCGGCGTCATCCGTGACCACGAGTTCGCCCACGCCGACGTGCTCGGCGAGACGATCGAGGACCTCGGCGGCGAGCCGATCGGAATGCCCGAGTTCGACTTCGGAACGGCCGTCGAGGACCCCGACGAGTTCCTCCTCACGGCCGCGATCCTTGAGGATACCGGCGTCGGTGCATACGCGGGTGCGGCCCCCTCGATCCGGAACGCCGAACTCGTCCCGCCGGCCCTGAGCATCCACTCCGTCGAAGCCCGCCACGCCTCGTTCCTGCGCGTGCTGGGTGGTGATATCGGGTTCGCCGCTGCCTTCGACGAGGCACTGACCCGCGAGGAGGTCCTCGAACGCGCCAGCCCCTTTATCGTCGAATAA
- a CDS encoding SelT/SelW/SelH family protein has protein sequence MTTVEIEYCVPCGFLERAETVQHALLSQFGEGIDELILITGDHGIFEVRVDGDVVFEKSEDEYDVDGITRDVRARL, from the coding sequence ATGACTACTGTCGAGATCGAATACTGCGTTCCCTGCGGGTTCTTAGAGCGCGCCGAGACCGTCCAGCACGCGCTGCTCTCGCAGTTCGGCGAGGGGATCGACGAACTAATCCTGATTACGGGCGACCACGGCATCTTCGAGGTCCGGGTCGACGGCGACGTGGTCTTCGAGAAGAGCGAGGACGAGTACGACGTGGATGGGATCACGCGGGACGTACGTGCACGGCTCTAA